The Montipora capricornis isolate CH-2021 chromosome 3, ASM3666992v2, whole genome shotgun sequence genome includes the window GacattgttttggaaaaatAATTCTGATTGATACCACGGAATTCGTTCCTGGCGGGCTTGCAAATAGAAAGGTAATTCAGCTGGAAACGGCATTCCGCCATACTTTTCTTACCCAAGAACAAGCTCAACTTTAACATTCGGAACCGTGAGGATAAAGCTGGAAAGTGAGTAATTTTTGTGTCAAAGAAAGGCTACCGATATCAAGTAATAGGATCAGATTAGTCAAAGGCTTGAAGAGGTAtgtcatgggctcctgggtatgtaaaaaaaattaattttcttcacTCACCGAGTCTCTCTATTTATGCCCGACATATTTTTAAGCCTGACTTTCTTGTGTTGATACGTACTGCGCATGCGTGTCCCTCATTCCTTGCCATGAAGGAAAAAGGTAGAAATACCACTTATTAATTAtataaccgagttcgaggtacGTACCGTACCGACCGAGTTTTTTGCGcggatttatggcccaagcgctcgttccataaatcaacgggataAACGaagatccgtaacttacagaaCGGACCaggaaaacgaggttagtaagatatttattttttctctgagagTAATAACGCACGAGGAGAGAAAACTAGTTGAAAGGTAATGGTAAGGTAAAGTCAGTTTACAGGCCAAATGACCGATGTAACCGGAGCTTAAaatttctgtagcatgaagcgactaggagtactTCTACTCCCCCCCTGGAgtggatgctagtccatcgcagggttacccccaacatttcgctggtacccatttatacacctgagtggagagaggcatcgagggagtaaagtgtcttgcccaagaacacaacacaatatccTCAGCCAGGTCCCGAACCCAGACCATTCGCTCCGAAGTCGaccacactaaccatgaggccaccgcgcctccctcgGTTGAACGTTTCTCTTGAGTTGAAGTCAAGAGAAACGTTCAACTGTCACAAACTGACGATGTGCATgcttaaaaatctgaaaaaaagaagaaattttcTTGGCTTTTTGAAGTAGCTACTTACAAAATTCAAGTAGTTTCACAAGACTAGTTTatttcaaataaacaatatGAAAAACTTTCTAAGAAAGGttgcatcaaaatttcaaatttaactGCCCGTAAGGCAGGCCCCACTAAAGTAGCCAAACATAGCGCGCGCACTATCTGAGAgatacaataaaagaaaagatcaaAGTTGTTACGTGcaatttaacaaaacaaaagcaggtatttttatttaagttatttttatttatttacttttacttaTTTTAATATTTCCCTTTAAAGCTAATAAAACTAAAACGAAAACCAGGGAAAATGCTGCTTGGAGTATCACTGGAGTAAAAGAGGCAGGAAACAAATGATAGCACGTAGCATGCACAAACTGATCAAAGAAAAGCTTCTGCCGGACATGCCAAAAGTATTacgtgaaaaaaattatctattCTGATAGCCTAAGAGAAATGTAGTTTTcaggtaacacagtgcaaaaaagaaataattcagAACAAAAGATGTAACAAACCAGTAATTCTAaattggtcaatgatcaaagaaagccacaaaaagccaatcaaatgttAACCCTGGAGGGCCCAATTTTCGGTGTCAATTTACGTGATAAGCGTGCATCATGATAGGCTTTCACGATTTTCATGTATTTTATCAATAAGTAATTGTGAAATTTGGAATTCATAAGCACTCGGACATTccttcaaagactacaaaaaaaattgttcatctttgcaaattgcactcgaaatcatgtgattttaTGATCATACTAACTGCATGCTGCATGCTCCCAGTTTTTTCTCTAATTGGTAGAAAATTACAACCACTGATCAGACTTAAAGTTGTGCACAATTCATGCATTACTTTCCTTTGAAGATGACTACTACTCCTTAGATTATCGAACATTCCGAGTCCATGGCAGTAGCTAAGGTTATTTTTGCGTTTGGGATTATTACGATCAAAAGATGCTCCAGTcaaattgtttcttttgtggGACGAGGTCGCTTTGTTCGCTGTTCAAAAGTTATCTAATATCGGCCCaggaattgaaaaaaagaagattaTTGACGATTCATTATAGTTGGTCATTGTTCCAAGTGAAAAAATGACGGTAATTGAAATAATCTCTCTTGTATTGGGGCGGAAGTTCACAGTCGAATGAAACTGAGTTATTAACAGTCTTAACATGTATTGCTGTGTCtgacatgaaattaatttctgcAAAAGAGTTGACAGTTTCAAACATGAGCAATCGGGAACAATGATTGTTTCGGTTCGCCGCAGCCAAATATGACCCTGGGATGATCAATTTCTGCCAGAGCGAGAGTTCGTTACACATTTTATTTAGTCATCCAATTCATGATATTTAACACGTTCCGCTGGTGTCATTTATAATGGCAACAAGGTATGCAAATGAATGGAATGGAAGGGCCCTAGGCACGTAAGTAAAACCTTGTTTTTATCAAATCATTTTATTTATAGTTTGATTGGGAAAAGGTAGTGGTAGCTTGCTAGGTGTAAGTTATGAGAATACACCAGATTTGATTTGGttgaagtaaaaccaaaaccaagacCCTCACTCTGCCCAATTGCAACAAAGAGCAATAAGAAATTAAGAATGAAATTACGCGTAACGAGTGCAAAACACGGTACTGAATCCGCACGATTGTGTAACTCATTAGTCATGCAAAAAAATTGTGCGCGAGATTCCCAGCCAATCGGACAGCATAATAACCGTGACCCTCATTCAGTAAATTGAAAACCACTCATGTTAAACACGAAGGCAATTTTCGGACGCGATCGCAGTTTGACAGTGTTTTATAACACGTTTTTATCTGGTTTGAAGCAAGTGGCTTAGGAATCCTGATAACCAATCTTGGCCTATCCGTTCACCGTGCAACCCGTGCACGCCGTGCACACCGTGCAAGCCGCGCTGGCAATTCTCGCCAGCGCGGTTTATAACATATGCAATTggctttttctctgttttggaGCAAGTGGAATGTTATCGCTCCTTACCTTTCCGTCACTGATGCTGATCACCTTTTTAAGCCTATCACGGAAATGTCCACTAAACATAAACCATATCCAAGGGTTTACGGCGCAATTGGCATGGGCAAGAAGGAAAAacgaaagaggaagaaaagcCGGCAAACCGCAGTATGTCGGAAAGTCGAATGATCGCAGAAGATGATTAACGTGCACAGGAAACCAACACACTGCAAATATGACCACAATAACAATGATCATGCGAACAACTCTTTGATTTTGCTGAATAATTTTGGATTTCCTGTTATCATCCACCGGGAGTTCACTTCGCTTTCGAATTCTCAAAGCGATTATAGCGTAAAAAATCACCATGAATATCAAAGGAAGAAAGTACAACGCGACAATTTTTATAGCTTCTTCAATTTGTAACATATTTTTGTGCTTCTCTTTGTCCTCACTCCAATGTCCAACACAATAATATTCACCATTTGGACCTTGCTTTATCCCCATTCTGTACAAGTACGGAGAACCAAATATCCCAGCCAAAAACCATATCGATATGATAGCGGTTTTTACCGCTTTTCTTGAGAAGGGACGAATAGTTGCATGAGCGGCTAAAAAGCGATCCAATCCCATTACAACAAACGTTAAAATGGAAGCTGCCACTGAAAATATTACTAAAAAGTATGATATCTTGCAAGTTATTTCGCCGAAGACGCCAGGTAACCAAAGTCGGCCAATCGCCAGAAACAAGATGAATACCAGCGACGCAGAAGATGCATTGAGAATGTCGGCAATTGCCATGTTAATGATCAGATAGTTAAAAGGAAATTTCCTTCGCACTTCTTTGTCTCCAATGACCACTCGCACTAGGAGAGAATTGCCTAGTACTGATGAAAACAGAACCACAATAAAGCCTGTAATCACGAGAACTTTCGTGCTTCTACTCGAGTTCTCTACAGCACATTTGGATGTAGTTTCCAGGATCGAACTGTTGCTGCTAACCGATCCGGTCAAATTGCTAGAATTCATATCGACCAGAAAAGGCTGAAATGCAAACAGTATCAAAAATGTTACACGATAAATGGAAAAGTCTGTAACGTTTCCACGgggctttgctttgctttacaACCTCGTCACTAACATTTAACTGGAAAACCCTTAACTTCATAACATGTAACCGAATTGTTTTTCGTGCGCAGGTGGGCGCTTCTAGAGACGTCACTGTCGCTCACTCCACTTTGCCAGTGATTTCCGGTCGTCAAAAAATTGCGTGAAGTAATAAAATCATTTCTTCACTGTGTTTGACACAGTTTGGCGTAAATGCCGACAATTTTCATACTGCGGTCATAGTTTTGAAACTTTGAAAtgtttgtataatcacctgaaCTATCTAAACATTTCCTGACGTTTAATAGACTTTTCAAACCACTTGTGTACAATTCGTCTGATTTCTTGTTTGCACAGCattaaaactgaaaactgaTTCGTTTACGTGACGATTGTTAATTTCACCCAATCTTTCTTTTCAACCTCTTCTCAATATGTTTCACTGATACGTGACGTTTTGCGTCAAACTCGCTTTCCGATTTCTTCAAATAACTTTAATGGCTTGTTGTGTTATCAATGGATTTCCTTCCACTTGAATTAAATTTGGAACAATTGAATACAAATGCCGATATCAGACTCTCTTTCGTATTAACAAAAGAAGTTTGTGATAACGAGGAAATAAATGCAAATATGCAAGTCACGACTTctcaattttattgtttaatggaaaggaaaaatagCGAAAGGGTTTACATCAAGATAAGACAAGCAAAACCAAACCTTATGATATTCTTTAATTGCCATAACATTTACGCCTCCGAAAAATAATCTTTCTTTCGCTCTGTATATGCACCTACAAAGACTTTGAATCATAATAAACCAACACTGTTACCCCGGTACAACAAAATCAGTGCCTGCCATCAAAATTGCGTCttacaatttaaaataattgaaaatataaaccTCACCTATCGCATGCAAAGTTATCCCTTTGCTGTAAACAAAATAAGTCATACAGTACTTAATTTACGACATCGCCCGTTTGTGTTACTGGAGGGATCAAGCGAA containing:
- the LOC138042951 gene encoding tachykinin-like peptides receptor 99D isoform X2, whose amino-acid sequence is MNTTEEQPFLVDMNSSNLTGSVSSNSSILETTSKCAVENSSRSTKVLVITGFIVVLFSSVLGNSLLVRVVIGDKEVRRKFPFNYLIINMAIADILNASSASLVFILFLAIGRLWLPGVFGEITCKISYFLVIFSVAASILTFVVMGLDRFLAAHATIRPFSRKAVKTAIISIWFLAGIFGSPYLYRMGIKQGPNGEYYCVGHWSEDKEKHKNMLQIEEAIKIVALYFLPLIFMVIFYAIIALRIRKRSELPVDDNRKSKIIQQNQRVVRMIIVIVVIFAVCWFPVHVNHLLRSFDFPTYCGLPAFLPLSFFLLAHANCAVNPWIWFMFSGHFRDRLKKVISISDGKVRSDNIPLAPKQRKSQLHML
- the LOC138042951 gene encoding tachykinin-like peptides receptor 99D isoform X3, coding for MNSSNLTGSVSSNSSILETTSKCAVENSSRSTKVLVITGFIVVLFSSVLGNSLLVRVVIGDKEVRRKFPFNYLIINMAIADILNASSASLVFILFLAIGRLWLPGVFGEITCKISYFLVIFSVAASILTFVVMGLDRFLAAHATIRPFSRKAVKTAIISIWFLAGIFGSPYLYRMGIKQGPNGEYYCVGHWSEDKEKHKNMLQIEEAIKIVALYFLPLIFMVIFYAIIALRIRKRSELPVDDNRKSKIIQQNQRVVRMIIVIVVIFAVCWFPVHVNHLLRSFDFPTYCGLPAFLPLSFFLLAHANCAVNPWIWFMFSGHFRDRLKKVISISDGKVRSDNIPLAPKQRKSQLHML
- the LOC138042951 gene encoding tachykinin-like peptides receptor 99D isoform X1, whose protein sequence is MHGSRRIDVVKTLNDSVEPSFCEPFLVDMNSSNLTGSVSSNSSILETTSKCAVENSSRSTKVLVITGFIVVLFSSVLGNSLLVRVVIGDKEVRRKFPFNYLIINMAIADILNASSASLVFILFLAIGRLWLPGVFGEITCKISYFLVIFSVAASILTFVVMGLDRFLAAHATIRPFSRKAVKTAIISIWFLAGIFGSPYLYRMGIKQGPNGEYYCVGHWSEDKEKHKNMLQIEEAIKIVALYFLPLIFMVIFYAIIALRIRKRSELPVDDNRKSKIIQQNQRVVRMIIVIVVIFAVCWFPVHVNHLLRSFDFPTYCGLPAFLPLSFFLLAHANCAVNPWIWFMFSGHFRDRLKKVISISDGKVRSDNIPLAPKQRKSQLHML